The following proteins are encoded in a genomic region of Sesamum indicum cultivar Zhongzhi No. 13 linkage group LG8, S_indicum_v1.0, whole genome shotgun sequence:
- the LOC105169426 gene encoding glutelin type-B 2, with translation MESNSSSQTADASVYEGEAGGYYPGTGPQSPAIPQGKLAAGKLVLHPRGFSPPHYSDTFNIGYVAQGTCTVGLISPNDPQEKVLIIKKGDAFPMNIGTISWWFNGGDSDFTIIFLGERSQSLNPGQSDYFFLTGPIGVLAAFSPEFITKIFHLKESEANILMSSQTNPFLVKVGKEINMPNQSNCETREYVFNLDGLISSGVNYANITAENFPLLDKIGLSASLVRLEPNTVLNPSYSANGSQIIYVLRGSGRVQIMGLNGTRVLDADVQEDEAFVVPKLFVATQLAGEQGMELFCVSTSSRPVVGQLGGKDSAWKALSSSVLQAALNVSPELVELFKSKMDL, from the exons ATGGAGTCTAATTCATCTTCCCAAACGGCGGACGCCTCCGTGTATGAAGGCGAAGCCGGCGGATACTACCCTGGGACAGGGCCCCAATCTCCGGCGATTCCCCAGGGGAAGCTCGCCGCCGGGAAACTTGTTTTGCATCCGCGCGGCTTTTCTCCGCCGCACTACTCCGACACTTTCAATATCGGTTATGTTGCCCAAG GTACATGCACAGTTGGACTTATCTCCCCAAATGATCCGCAAGAAAAAGTCTTGATAATCAAGAAAGGAGACGCCTTTCCGATGAATATAGGAACTATTTCCTGGTGGTTCAACGGTGGAGATTCTGATTTCACTATAATATTTCTAGGCGAGCGTAGCCAATCCCTCAACCCTGGCCAATCCGACTACTTTTTCCTGACTGGACCCATAGGTGTTCTAGCAGCCTTTTCCCCCgaatttattactaaaatatttcacCTAAAAGAATCGGAAGCAAACATTCTTATGAGCAGCCAAACTAACCCATTCCTTGTCAAGGTTggtaaagaaataaatatgcCTAATCAATCCAATTGCGAAACTAGGGAATACGTTTTCAATTTGGATGGTTTAATTTCTTCTGGAGTTAATTATGCTAATATAACTGCTGAAAATTTCCCTTTGCTCGACAAAATTGGGCTTAGTGCCAGTTTGGTGAGGCTCGAGCCCAACACTGTACTGAACCCATCTTATAGTGCAAATGGGTCTCAAATCATTTATGTTTTAAGAGGTAGTGGTCGGGTTCAAATCATGGGCCTTAATGGCACTCGAGTCTTGGACGCTGACGTGCAAGAAGATGAAGCATTTGTGGTGCCCAAGCTCTTCGTGGCAACTCAATTAGCCGGTGAACAAGGAATGGAACTCTTTTGTGTTTCCACATCTTCGAG GCCGGTAGTAGGGCAATTGGGTGGGAAAGATTCGGCTTGGAAAGCTTTATCTTCATCTGTCCTTCAAGCTGCATTGAATGTATCTCCAGAGTTGGTAGAATTGTTCAAGTCGAAGATGGATTTATAA
- the LOC105169427 gene encoding glutelin type-B 2-like has protein sequence MELDLSPQVADSTVYEGEEGGYYAWTPAKSPAILHASLAAGKLVLRPRTFALPHYAAAYKIGYVVQGTCTVGLIFPNDPQEKILIINQGGVIPVSMGAISWWFNGGDSDITIIFLGESSQSYNPGQFDYFFQTGSLGALAGFSTELISKIYCLNESDSKKLANSQTNALLVKIGEEINMPRQSNCETKDYVFYFDDLISSGVNGSTSGVNHAELTAKNFPFLDKIGLSASLVRLEPNSVLDPYYSTDGSHQIIYVTKGSGRIQIVGLNGNQVLDARVQKDHALVVPKFFAATQLAGEHGMEYFCVFTSPRPIQGQLAGNKSAWKALSLPVLQAALNVSPELAKLFKSKI, from the exons ATGGAGTTGGATTTATCTCCCCAAGTCGCGGACAGCACCGTGTATGAAGGCGAAGAAGGCGGATACTACGCTTGGACGCCCGCCAAATCTCCGGCCATTCTCCACGCCAGCCTCGCCGCTGGAAAGCTTGTTTTGCGTCCCCGCACCTTTGCTCTGCCTCACTATGCAGCCGCTTACAAGATTGGTTATGTTGTCCAAG GTACATGCACAGTTGGACTTATATTCCCAAATGACCCACAAGAGAAAATCCTAATAATCAACCAAGGAGGCGTCATTCCAGTGTCGATGGGAGCTATTTCCTGGTGGTTTAATGGTGGAGATTCTGATATTACCATAATATTCTTAGGGGAGAGCAGCCAATCCTACAATCCAGGCCAGTTCGACTACTTTTTCCAGACAGGATCCCTTGGTGCTCTAGCGGGATTCTCCACCGAacttattagtaaaatatattgtttgaACGAATCGGATTCAAAAAAGCTTGCGAACAGTCAAACTAACGCATTGCTTGTCAAGATTGGCGAAGAAATAAATATGCCCCGCCAATCCAATTGCGAAACTAAAGACTatgtcttttattttgatgatttaATCTCTTCTGGTGTTAATGGATCGACGTCTGGAGTTAATCACGCTGAACTAACTGCGAAGAATTTCCCTTTTCTTGACAAAATAGGGCTTAGTGCCAGTCTGGTGAGGCTCGAGCCCAATTCTGTATTGGATCCGTATTACAGTACAGATGGAtcacatcaaattatttatgttacgAAAGGCAGTGGTCGGATTCAAATCGTGGGCCTTAATGGCAACCAAGTGTTGGATGCTCGTGTGCAAAAAGATCATGCACTTGTGGTGCCCAAGTTCTTTGCGGCAACTCAATTAGCTGGTGAACATGGAATggaatatttttgtgttttcacATCTCCAAG GCCGATACAAGGGCAGTTGGCTGGGAACAAATCAGCTTGGAAAGCTTTATCTTTACCTGTTCTTCAAGCTGCATTGAATGTATCTCCAGAGTTGGCGAAACTTTTCAAGTCGAAGATATAA